Proteins encoded by one window of Acetivibrio thermocellus ATCC 27405:
- a CDS encoding vitamin B12-dependent ribonucleotide reductase, with translation MNLTENAIKVLKKRYLAKDENGNLLEDPEGMFRRVARTVASADKEYVSEEELKSIEQEFYDMMVNLDFLPNSPTLMNAGRPLGQLSACFVLPIEDTMEGIFETIKNAALIHKSGGGTGFSFSRLRPKGASVNSTGGVASGPVSFMKVFNAATEAVKQGGTRRGANMGILRVDHPDIVEFITCKKNNADITNFNISVGITEEFMNAVENNEYYNLVEPHTGKIVGKQNAREIFDLIVDMAWNNGEPGIIFLDRLNKDNVTPELGEIESTNPCGEQPLLPYEACNLGSINLSNMLKYVDGKPEVDFAKLRTTVWKAVHFLDNVIDVNKYPLPEIDKMTRGTRKIGLGVMGWADMLCKLNIPYNSQSSIDLAEKIMHFIQDESRKASMELAEKKGVFPYYDKSIYKNLGIRVRNATTTTIAPTGTLSIIAGVSSGIEPLFAISYIRNVMDNDELVEVNPVFKQVAKEEGFYSDELMRRIAKKGSIRGFDEIPEWIQDVFVTAHDISPDWHVRMQAAFQKYTDNAVSKTVNLRNEATRKDVADAFWLAYKTNCKGITIYRDGSRDLQVLNIGKVKGKEESVSKAREEGPAKPKEQIKPVSGIAPRPRSEIATGFTEKVKIGCGNLYITVNYDDYGICEVFTNTGRAGGCPSQSEATARLVSIALRSGVDYKYIVEQLKGIRCPSTIRQKGLKVLSCPDAIGRLIEKVAKLQNGQKIMATEAHITDEQRFQRPTANTYYKFEDASEEEEVDFRIAELENDTEENDTENADTAVCPECGRKVEHEGGCVVCRNCGYSKCG, from the coding sequence ATGAATTTAACCGAAAACGCAATTAAAGTCCTGAAAAAAAGATATCTTGCGAAGGATGAAAACGGAAATCTGCTGGAAGACCCGGAGGGAATGTTCAGAAGAGTTGCCAGGACTGTTGCATCTGCTGACAAAGAGTATGTCTCAGAGGAAGAGCTTAAAAGTATAGAGCAGGAATTCTATGATATGATGGTAAATCTTGATTTTTTACCGAATTCGCCCACTCTTATGAATGCAGGAAGACCCTTGGGACAGTTGAGTGCATGTTTTGTTTTGCCTATAGAAGATACAATGGAAGGAATATTTGAAACCATAAAGAATGCTGCGCTTATACATAAAAGCGGCGGTGGTACCGGTTTTAGTTTTTCACGCTTAAGACCCAAAGGAGCTTCGGTAAACTCCACCGGAGGGGTTGCCAGCGGGCCTGTGAGTTTCATGAAAGTATTTAACGCTGCCACGGAGGCCGTAAAACAGGGTGGAACCAGAAGGGGGGCCAATATGGGCATACTCCGTGTGGACCATCCCGATATTGTAGAATTTATAACATGCAAGAAGAACAACGCCGACATTACGAACTTTAATATTAGCGTTGGTATAACGGAAGAATTTATGAATGCCGTTGAAAACAATGAATATTACAATCTTGTTGAGCCTCATACAGGCAAAATAGTTGGCAAGCAAAATGCGAGAGAAATATTTGATTTAATTGTTGATATGGCGTGGAACAACGGTGAGCCGGGAATAATCTTTTTGGACAGGTTAAACAAGGACAATGTTACTCCCGAACTGGGGGAAATTGAAAGCACAAATCCTTGCGGCGAGCAACCCTTGCTGCCTTATGAAGCATGCAATCTGGGTTCAATCAATTTAAGCAATATGTTAAAATATGTTGACGGAAAACCGGAAGTTGATTTTGCCAAACTTAGAACTACGGTATGGAAGGCCGTACATTTCCTCGATAATGTAATAGATGTAAACAAATATCCTTTGCCTGAAATTGACAAAATGACAAGGGGAACAAGAAAAATAGGACTGGGAGTTATGGGATGGGCCGACATGCTTTGCAAACTGAATATTCCTTACAACTCTCAGAGTTCGATAGATCTTGCGGAAAAAATAATGCATTTTATACAGGATGAGTCAAGAAAAGCTTCCATGGAGCTGGCTGAAAAGAAGGGAGTATTCCCTTATTATGATAAAAGTATTTACAAGAACCTTGGAATCAGAGTAAGAAATGCCACTACTACAACCATAGCACCCACGGGCACGTTGAGTATTATTGCCGGTGTGTCCAGCGGAATTGAGCCTTTGTTTGCAATTTCATATATAAGAAATGTAATGGATAATGATGAACTTGTGGAGGTCAATCCGGTCTTCAAGCAGGTGGCTAAAGAAGAAGGATTTTATTCCGATGAGTTGATGAGAAGGATAGCAAAGAAAGGGTCAATAAGAGGATTTGACGAGATACCGGAGTGGATTCAGGATGTGTTTGTTACCGCCCATGACATTTCTCCGGACTGGCATGTAAGAATGCAGGCCGCTTTCCAGAAGTATACCGACAATGCAGTATCAAAAACCGTTAATTTAAGAAACGAGGCTACCCGCAAAGACGTTGCCGATGCTTTCTGGCTTGCTTACAAGACAAACTGCAAAGGTATAACGATATACAGGGACGGCAGCAGAGATTTGCAGGTACTTAATATTGGAAAAGTGAAAGGCAAGGAAGAAAGCGTTTCAAAAGCCAGGGAAGAAGGCCCTGCAAAGCCCAAAGAGCAGATCAAGCCTGTATCGGGCATAGCCCCAAGACCGAGATCGGAGATAGCGACAGGCTTCACCGAAAAGGTTAAGATAGGCTGCGGTAATTTGTACATAACAGTAAATTATGACGACTATGGTATTTGTGAGGTATTTACGAATACTGGACGGGCGGGAGGATGTCCTTCCCAGTCGGAAGCAACGGCAAGGCTTGTGTCTATCGCCCTTCGTTCCGGAGTTGATTATAAATACATTGTTGAGCAGCTGAAAGGTATAAGATGTCCGTCGACAATAAGGCAGAAAGGTTTGAAGGTTCTGTCTTGTCCCGACGCTATCGGAAGACTCATTGAAAAGGTTGCAAAATTGCAGAACGGGCAGAAGATCATGGCAACTGAGGCTCATATCACAGATGAACAAAGATTTCAACGGCCTACGGCAAATACCTATTATAAATTTGAAGATGCGTCGGAAGAGGAAGAAGTGGATTTTAGAATTGCAGAGCTGGAAAATGATACAGAAGAAAATGATACAGAAAATGCAGACACTGCGGTTTGTCCTGAGTGCGGCAGAAAAGTTGAGCACGAGGGCGGCTGTGTGGTGTGCAGAAACTGCGGATATTCAAAATGCGGATAA
- a CDS encoding family 10 glycosylhydrolase produces the protein MERRCKRLVCILLSFLVIAGVFTFSGAKTEPWSAYQKFIPNETPVVKRHLRGVWISTVANLDWPSVETRKIENPSERIRKTKEELVEIFDKAVEMNLNAVFLQVSPEGDAFYKSDIVPWSRYLTGTFGEDPGFDPLEFAIEEAHKRNLELHAWFNPYRVSTNTSAATISSLKVEKSVYKEHPDWIRTAMNRFVVDPGIPEARQWVIDRVMEVVKKYDVDGVHFDDYFYYEQYVGELKDQDTYNKYNKGQFSNIGDFRRNNTYLLVKELSQKIRATKPWVKFGISPSGVWGNKSDGHSYGSNTSASLTNYDKSFADTKKWVQEELIDYIAPQVYFTFANSRAPYGEIALWWSDVCRGKNVHLYIGQAFYKINDDSDQYFKGENAVPELTRQLKFNAVKPEIMGTVLFRFANFKDSGKQQAVNAVKNDLWSQKALIPPMPWKGGNAPDAPILGRLESLPDGVEISWMDNDPDTAYFAIYRFNAGEKMDITSDSSAYKLIATVRKNSNGVQKFVDYGVLDADSVYYVVTALDRLHNESEGLAISTNQSEYFPDVGMKYSWAVDAIDMLYEKGVVKGDESGMFNPGVNTKRADFTIMIVKALALKADFEDNFADVRKDAYYYEAVGVARALGIVKGDGKNFNPDANITREDMMVIVVNALKAAGAKIDEADEQFLENYGDANSISGYARKSVAVLTKAGVVNGYDGKIHPKSLATRAEIAVVVSKLLTNIEYL, from the coding sequence ATGGAGAGACGTTGCAAAAGACTTGTATGTATTTTGTTGTCATTTCTTGTGATTGCCGGTGTTTTTACGTTCAGTGGTGCAAAAACCGAGCCCTGGAGTGCCTATCAAAAGTTTATACCCAATGAGACACCGGTTGTAAAAAGGCATCTTAGGGGAGTGTGGATTAGTACTGTTGCAAACCTTGACTGGCCGTCCGTAGAGACACGAAAAATAGAAAATCCTTCGGAACGGATAAGAAAAACTAAAGAAGAGCTTGTGGAGATTTTCGACAAGGCTGTGGAGATGAATTTAAATGCCGTTTTCCTCCAGGTCAGTCCGGAGGGGGATGCATTCTACAAATCAGATATAGTGCCCTGGTCACGTTATCTTACAGGAACCTTTGGAGAGGACCCCGGCTTTGATCCCTTGGAGTTTGCAATTGAGGAAGCTCACAAGCGAAATCTGGAGCTCCATGCATGGTTTAATCCTTACAGGGTGTCGACAAACACGTCGGCTGCAACCATTTCATCTTTAAAAGTCGAAAAAAGTGTGTACAAGGAACATCCTGACTGGATTAGGACAGCCATGAACAGGTTTGTTGTCGATCCTGGAATACCTGAAGCGAGGCAATGGGTGATTGACCGTGTTATGGAGGTGGTGAAAAAATATGATGTGGACGGAGTGCATTTTGACGACTATTTTTATTATGAGCAATATGTGGGAGAGCTGAAGGATCAGGATACTTACAACAAGTACAATAAGGGACAGTTTTCCAATATAGGCGATTTCAGAAGAAACAACACGTATTTGCTGGTAAAGGAGCTTTCGCAGAAGATAAGGGCAACCAAGCCCTGGGTTAAATTTGGCATTAGTCCTTCCGGCGTATGGGGGAACAAAAGCGACGGCCACAGCTACGGTTCCAATACGAGTGCAAGTCTTACAAATTACGATAAAAGTTTTGCGGATACAAAGAAATGGGTTCAGGAGGAGCTTATCGATTACATTGCTCCCCAGGTTTATTTCACTTTTGCAAATTCCAGAGCACCTTACGGTGAGATTGCTTTGTGGTGGTCGGATGTTTGCAGGGGGAAAAATGTGCATCTTTATATAGGTCAGGCGTTTTATAAGATAAATGATGACAGCGATCAATATTTTAAAGGTGAGAATGCTGTGCCGGAGCTGACAAGGCAATTGAAATTCAATGCGGTAAAACCTGAGATAATGGGAACTGTTTTGTTCCGTTTTGCAAATTTTAAAGATTCCGGTAAACAGCAGGCGGTAAATGCCGTAAAGAATGACTTGTGGTCACAAAAAGCCTTGATTCCACCAATGCCGTGGAAGGGCGGCAATGCTCCTGATGCGCCTATACTGGGAAGATTGGAATCCCTGCCCGACGGAGTGGAAATATCGTGGATGGATAATGACCCGGACACCGCGTATTTTGCAATTTACCGCTTTAATGCCGGAGAAAAAATGGACATTACCTCTGACAGCAGTGCATACAAACTTATTGCCACTGTCAGAAAAAACAGTAACGGTGTGCAGAAATTTGTGGATTATGGGGTTTTGGATGCTGACAGCGTATATTATGTTGTTACTGCTTTGGACCGGCTGCACAATGAAAGTGAAGGACTTGCAATAAGCACCAATCAGTCCGAATATTTTCCGGATGTCGGGATGAAATATTCCTGGGCCGTTGATGCAATTGACATGCTTTATGAAAAAGGAGTTGTCAAGGGTGATGAAAGCGGGATGTTCAACCCGGGGGTGAACACGAAAAGAGCTGATTTTACTATTATGATTGTAAAGGCGCTGGCCCTGAAAGCTGATTTTGAAGACAATTTTGCCGATGTCAGGAAAGATGCATATTACTATGAGGCGGTAGGCGTTGCCAGGGCTCTGGGAATTGTAAAAGGAGACGGAAAGAATTTTAATCCCGATGCCAATATAACCCGGGAGGATATGATGGTTATCGTGGTCAATGCCCTTAAAGCGGCCGGGGCAAAGATTGACGAAGCCGATGAGCAATTCCTTGAAAATTACGGTGATGCGAACAGTATAAGCGGCTATGCAAGGAAATCGGTGGCTGTTCTTACGAAAGCGGGAGTTGTAAACGGCTACGACGGGAAAATACATCCTAAAAGTCTGGCCACAAGGGCTGAGATTGCAGTGGTAGTATCAAAGCTGTTAACCAATATTGAGTATTTATAA